ATGGTGGTCTGGGAGAAGACGTTCCCGTACAGGGTGCCCAGGGCCAAGCCCACATCTGCCTGCGTGAAGCCCAGCTTTATCCGCCGCTGCTTGAACTGCTTGGCGAACTGCTCCAGGTCATCCGAGGTCGGCGTGTCCTCATCCGAGTGGGGGTCGTGGCTGTTGACCCCGCCGtggtgctgctggtggtgctgatgctggtggtggtggtgatggtggtggctgGGGTGATCCCCCAGCTCCGGCGTGTCTCCCCTCACCAGTCCCGGGTGCACTAAGCTCTGGCTGCCAGGGGGAGGGCTCAGCATCCCGTTCACCGTGAACCCCCCCGGCTGGGAATAGATGAGCGATTGCTGCTGCTGTCCCCCGGCCATGGACGGGAGGTGGGCGGCGGTGGTGGCCCCCCAAGCGCCCGGGTGGCCCTGGTGTGGGGGACCCAGGTGGGGTGGCCTGTGGTGCAGCGCCGTGCCGCCGTGCAGGTCGTCTCGGCCGGAGTTGCCTTTCACatcgggctgctgctgctgctgctgggggctgccGCTCATCCCCACCGGGCTGGTGGACCAGGGCGAGCCGGCTTCcacggcggcggcggcggcggcggcggcagcggcggcCGCATGAGGCAGGGCTGTCACCCACTGGTGGGCATGGCTCAGCATATGGCCGCCGTTGCTAGCAGCCATTGCTCCCTGCATGAAGTCACTTTGGACCATTTTGACGGAGGGGTCGCCCCGGTAGCCGCCGGAGACCGAGGTGACGGCGACGCTGCCCGGCTGCATGCCCCCGCCTCCCGAGTCCGAGTGCACGATGGAGCCGGCGGACAGGATGCTGTTGCTGGGTAGGTAAGGGTTAGAAGCCGCGGTGGCCATtccgctcccccacccccctgcctgctGGCGTGCCACCAATCCGCACAACTGGGGGCTCTTCGGCTCCCTTTGTCAACACCCTCTCCCGGGAACTCGCGCTGCTCCGCAGGAACCCGGGGCTCGCCTCCTCACCAGCCTCGTTGGCGTTTGGCCCCGATCTCCCGTGAGCTCCGTTCACCTGTTAACGCCTCGGCGGCTTCTTTTTGCAGGAAgataaaataataagaataataataaaaaaaaaatcaaagctcaaaaacaggggagggggggacacaCAACGGCGAGcccccttctccttctccccGTCACTCCCTCAGGAGCACATCTCGCCCGCGCAGCCTTCCCCTGCCGGAGCgaaactttttctttcccttcctcctccaaggCTTTGTGCGCGCGGGTGGGTTTTCTCTCTCGGGCTCCCTCTTTTCGCTCTCTCCCCGCTCGGCTCCTGGCTctcgcctcctcctcctcctcctcctcctcctcctcctcttctcttgccAAGTTTGGTCGGTGTCCTAGGAAAACTTCCTGGGCTGAGGCTGGTGGCGGCggtgctggggatgctgctgctgcatgtCTCAAAGTTGGGCTCTCGCAGGAGCGCTCTGTCCCCTTTGAAACGCAAGTCCCTTTGGAGCCTTCTCGCTGGAGGCACAGGCTGGGTGAGAcatcttccctcccccctgccccctttttaggcagtttaaaaaaaaaaaaaagacaagaaaagaaaagaaaaagggcgGAGGTGAAGAGACGGTTCTCCTTCCCTTGCAAGGTTGGTGGTTAATTCCAGCAGCGGGCTGCGGGAGGAGAAGAGCCTGGGTAGAGAggtgtgcgtatgtgtgtgtgcatctaGGGGCTCCTTGGTACACTAACTCCAGTGGGGGAAGTTGGCTGCTGCCAGGCTTGCAGAGCGTGCCCGGGTGGTGCTGGGAGGAGAGCAGCGCGGCTCGTCCCCACCGGCTCgctctccctgacagctctcgctcgctctctctctctctctctctctcccccagtccctccctcACAGCGCGGGGACTGCCGAATGTTTACCCTCCGCCGAGCGCgcgcaccaccaccaccacactttCCCAAGTACAAGGAAGTCGAGCGCAAGGGCCCCCGCTGATTGGAGACCCGCTGCgtgattgacagagccagaatgACTGGCTCCGGACGCGAGGCCCCCCCTTCCGGCCGTTCCGATTGGTTGCTTTTTAATTTAGGCAAAGTGGCGTAGAAGCTGGAAATCTggccccccccctccagctcccttccCGGCCCCTCCTCTTCTTCTCCCCTCAACATCTTAACTCTTAACGCCCAGCGGATAAATCTGAGTTCTCCCAGCACAGAGCAATTTgggcatgtgggggagggagagagagggagaataaaccccccctgggcagggggtaggggggtgggggagaaaggaatgAAAAGAAAGATGAGGGGAAGAGACACTATCtaataatgcatttattttacTTCTATGCACATGAGTCTCCTCATGGGCGAATATTTCCCATCATCTGTAAGCAGCCATTGTATATAGGGTACAGTCTACATAAATCAAACAGTCATCACCTACAGAAGGAAGCGTCCTGTTCTGTTTCAAAGTTTTGtattctatttctctctctctgcatatgTCAGAAAGGCAAAGTGggggagctaatatcttttaAAGATTTACTAAGGTTTTTGGCCAGTCTCCACCGTCAAGATCCCTTACCAGATCTTAGACTGAAGCTATCATGGCAAGTTGTTCCCTTAATTACATGCAATCAGCCACACGCTTCTTTGTTTTAGTTTCTGAGTTCCCCTCTATGTATGGGAACTAGAATGCAGCTCATATGTCTTTGGACACTTATATGGATAGCTGCACCGAACTGTTTAATATCAACAATATTTGAGAGGATGCACAATAAAATGTCTTTACCACACAGAACAGCTCAAGCTTCTGACCATGTGCATTATTATAAAACATGTTAAAGCTGAATCcttatcataaaaaaaaaatccaaattgaATCCTGCTCCAGATCCACCAAACAATCCTCTGTCCCCATTTCCTTCTGATATGTGTATATCAGTATATATATGGGTTTTCCTCCACTAATTTTTATTATTCTGCGAACGCTGGTATTTCACAGGAAACCGATCTGGTCGTATGAagcattttattatttctaatcCAGCTGAAAGAGttaaggggggcgggggaaggagaaggagagagagagagagagagagagagagagatgcgacCAAGCGGAAACGCTGCACACAGGCAACCTCAGTGAACCAAGAAAAAAGAGAAAGTGGCAACCAAAACAAGGGCAAATTGAACACTCCTCGGGGATTTCCAATGAAATAACACAATTCGGACATTCAAGGAACACATCTTTACTAATGATTGTGTTTGTGTTGTGTAATCCATCCAGGCTACCTATCCGTCATGTATAATGCATATACACATATAGTGTGTGTGCGCGCGCCTACGGATAGAAAAATGCATTatgtttacattaaaatgtgAAACATAACGCCCCCCTCTTTCAGTTAATAATTTCCCCACAAAATTCAGCTAGTTGAATTCAGCTTCCAGCACAGACTACATCCCCAACAGCAAGTATGCAGCATTTGCGTGATTTGAAGATTAACTGTAGACTAGCAGAATTTATTTAGGACCCTTTCCAGGTCCTTGCTTGCACGGTAAAAGATACCATCTTAGGTAGGTTTAGAAAAACCATTAATGTGAAGTATACAGATCTGAAGAGTAATGGTAACTAAACCCTAAACATAACTATTTTTTTTGTTCCCATGCGTCCTCCAAAGGTTTCATTTTTATGTGTATAAAAGATCTAACACAGATTTCATTGAATAAATCTGAGATCTCCAGGTGCAGACGTTTGAATAGTCAGTGCCAGAACCCCATGTTTTCCTTTCCAGCCGATTTTGCTTGGATCAGGCTCAAAAACCGAGTGAGTCTCGTGGTTTTGTTTACACTGAATGGGGAGGATAGGAACGGTGCCATGGGGCCGTCTTTCATTAATATACAGTGAGGATTTTGTCTAAATTACTGCTATGAATTTCACAGTACACGCTTTCAAAAGCCGTCTCAGGTGGCCTGATGAAACGTGATAGCGCCTCTGCAAACAGATCTACATTctttaaaaaatcctaaaaataTTGTACACACGCACAACAAAAACTAAGCTTGTGCTGGAGCTtggtgttttattaaaaaaaaaaccaacaaaaacaaaacaaaaaaacaacagccAACAACAACTTAGTTCCCCAACTCTCGCCCACGCCCTCCCTTGCAGAGTGTGAttgttttgtctggaaaaaaaaaatccaaagtatAACAAGGGGAGAACAGTTAGTGCTGATTTTCATTTGCATAAATTTTCATATATTTTGGTGAAAATAATAGACAAGTGGAGAGCTGGGCTTAGTGGAGTCAGTGCAAAGGAAAATCTTAGCATGGATCGTTTCGCTGGAGTTCAGAACATGATTTTTCCCCTGTCACCTTATTAAACccacaaaaatacaaaatttttaaaaagccctcTAAATCCTGGGAGTCTGGTCggtaagtgtttttaattttttttctctgtttttgttttatttaaagtcctgtgaatctatttttaaaagcttaggAAAAGACAGGGAGCCCATGGCAACTCTTTGGAAGGAAGCAAGcctaatgaaaagaaaaaaaacaaaacaaaacaaaaacaaaaacaaaccaccagcCCCTCTCGCTCACCCCCCCTTCAAAAAAAAATCGCCCTAGTGAAATATTACATAAAAAGCTCATTCCAAAGCTCAAGGCTGTAAAGCAATTCTGTAGTACTGGAAAGTCTTCTGGTTACTACTTCACTTTTCTGGGCACTGTTAATTATTgtagcactgggggtgggggggagccctaGAAAATATTATAGATTCTAAAGAGTGAAggattataaatatttattattttcaaatgtttcttCAGGAGAATCTCTTCCGATGACTGGGGAAAATCAGCTTTGAACAGCAGTAGTGTGCTGAGGGGCAAGGCAAAAAGTAAAGAAGTGGACACCTGCTGAGAGCTGGGGAGTGAAATAAACCAGTCTGGTGCTGGGGGAGAAAGATGAagagcagaaggaggaggaggagagcgaTGGTGCACACATAGGGTTAATATTGTAACTAGGGAACAGACGGTTAAGCACAACATCTAGAGCTCTGTAGTGAAAGTCCATCAGAAAGAGTATAATCAATCAAAACTAACCAGGACACCCCTTCATTTTATTCTCAAAGGAGATTGTGGCTTGAGCATTATAAACCAGATTTCACTTTGTTTCTCATTTCTGACGGTTTTCCTTGTCCCTAGATCCACTTTCCCTGAATTCCTATCTAATGGAGAGGTATAGTCTCGTGATCTGAAACTCTTTTATAGCGTTTAGGTCAGTGTGATAAATAATGTGATAAATAATGTAAGGTGAAATTAGTAGGCCAGATACTGCTACTGAAAACTTTACCGAGGCTTAAATATCCATTACATTACTTTCATTTattgtaattttaattttattttatttgcaccTTTTTGCTCTTTTGGATACACAACAACTCGTGATCATTGTAATTCCCTAGAATTAGTTACTTCTTTGGAAACGATCGATACTCAAATCAGTAAAATGACTTGTAAAACTAGGGAGGTATAGGTTTCAATTTTGGGGGAGAAGAATCGCTCAGTTTCCACTTCTTGATGACGGGCTCAGCGTTTCTTTTGACTGGGGTTAACTCTGTGTTCTCCATTGGAACAGATGCCGTATAGAGCTGCTCCCTCAAGATCATTTGTTTCCTTGATGGGGGAACATTTCTGAGCAGAACATATTGGTTGCCATagagaaagaaataaaaggaagaacACTAGTCACATTAAGCTATATGTTTGTGCACTGGGCTTTAGATAAAAGGACCCTAGTTCAGCCAAAGAGAACGAAGCTAAACCAGAGCTTTCTAGCTTCACTAAAACtagctttattttgttttggactTTTACAGTTGAAACATATAAGATAATTTTATTGGTTGTCGTTAATTTTATATGATACGGTTTGCAGAACAAAATAAACTTTTGAAGTGCTCAGTGAGAGCACTGATGGTCAGCAGGGGGCGCACTGATGCGGCTCAGAACCTGGTGAGTAAAACGCTACTACATTGCACAACAATTCTGTCCCTCCAGAGTTGTCAGAGGAACAAATGCCCCCTCCAAACTATATGTGTCTCTGATATTTTATATAGTTATATAAATGATGACATCAAAATAGTGAACTCGTGGGGTGGATAAAGAGGCCAGAGTAAATTCATGTCCTAAATACTTAAGTCCAAATAGAGCTGTCAAACCGCTAAGATAGAAACACAAGATTCTACATTGGACTTTACAGTTTGACTAATAGTTAAAAAGCCATCCTAAAAGTTGTCAATTTGGTGCATTATCTCAAAGTGAGCTAAGGCCTTCGAGTAAGTGAAatcagttaaataaataaaaacatcatTTAAGGTATCACACAGAGTTTGTCCAAATAAAGCTTTTAAATCTCTGCAGATATAACAAAGAGAACCCCGGGTGTCTTTacataatttaatatttaattgcCATTTTAAACCTTCAGAAGTATCTGCAATATTCCCAATAAAGTAGCCACTCACGCTCTTTCAATTACTGTACTTCACTATCTCGAATGTAGCTATAAAATAACATTATGTTAACAATCTAGATCATCTGAAGTCCGTATCACTAAACACATGCAAAAAGTACACAAGAAGTTCGAGCTATTTACAGACATAAAACAATCTTAACTTCGGTGTCTGCTCAGATTTTCTGTCGTTTTGCAAACATGTTGTACATAGGCTTAACATATTGCTCAAGGAGCCCATTCCTGTTAGCTATTTTTCTAGGTGGCTACATCGGACACATAAGTCAGCAATTCAGCTTCTGTGATTTTATTGATAAGTACATATGTTTATTATTATGAAGGTCTATCTGTATATCTATATGCACACCAGCAAGTTAACATCCCTTTAGCACGAGCTAAACACCTGTAAATGTGGAAGTGCCAGGGAGCGCTGGTGGGGACAGGCGCACGTTTGATGCATAACCATAACAAACTCTGCCAGGCCGTAAAGACAGGTTGTTCTCTCCAACTAGAACTTCGTCAGTTTCAGTGTGACTGCAAGTTTTAGTCTTCGTTTTTACAATACAAAGACCAAATAAATCCTGGAAATAGTATTGCCAGTAAATCTGGTGGAAAGCTAAGTCACTGCTCAAAAACATAATAGAGAGAAGTAAACAGCAagagaaacaatgaaaaaataagaCATTTCTCTTTTTTCCATGTGCAAATTGTTCACATGCCTTCACTTTTACAACTGAGTTAAGCCTTGCCGTGTATTGAACATGACTGAAGATGCATTGAAATATTTACATGACTAAAACTTCCAACCTTGCCGCATTTGCCAAAGAAAGCAATGACTATTTCCCAAACTATTAGGGTACATATCTAGAGTTCAATTTTATTCACAAGCGTCACCACATAATCTTGGATTTACCATTGTTTACCAAACAGTTTTTGGACATATGACCATGGGATTTTGAGTTTAGAGAGGCCAGTGATGGTTAATATCCcatatttgaaaatattgcaTTTTTGTGCAGTTCGCGCTTTGTCTTTTTTCCACCTCAGATGCAACTTGCATTTATAGTCCAAGAAAACAATCCTAGTAGGTCAACTCCTACAGTCTTATTCCTGTATAAGTTACTGTCTGTATACATCGAAGCGAATAAAAGCAAATAGAAAGCACGATAACTTAAAACGAGCAACAAGTTAATTTGATAGAGTTACTTTCCATGCTGGCTGTTAAAGATATTATTTGGATGTGATCGCCACGTTTATGCCTTAAGTACCAGGACAATTAAAACAAAGCTacaaagagtttttttttttttaaattattttgtccGCAAAGACTTATTTGCAAAACGAAGAACATTGCTGAGGTATTGGGAAATACAAAGTGGCTATTTACTGTATTTAGTATTCATCTACTTATATTCGAGAATGCTTAGGTGTGTAATACTATAATAGTGGAGAGCAACTGCCTAATTAGCATttacaaattaaaatgttaaacaaaGACATGCTACATATACAGTATGCtatatgtaaaatgtttttctttataaTACAGCAGTCAGATGAAAAGGTGGAGTTGACTGGATTCCAGATTTGTAGCATTCCTGGGTAATGTGATTTGCTCTGTTTTTAAACCTTACCCATATTGTAGTTCATATAACCGTTGATAGCTGAACAAGAGTTATTACACCAACCAATctggagaaaagaggaaaatatacATATTACTTTTAAAGGCTTACAGTAACAAGGAGATACACAATAGGTAGAAAGATCTTTTATCCATACATTTAATTGTGAAGGTTCCAGTATGAACCTTATTTACTGTTTAGGGTAATAAATAATTTCTGATTCTGTAATAAATTAGTAATATAACACTGTGCTACACATACAATtaagatatatttgaaaatataggtACGTTTAGAACAGCACATTTCTGATATTATACACTCTATTGTGTTTAGGGTGCACCTAACATGCATAGTAATGAAAGTTCTCAAATGAATGGAATAATCTATCTGCTGGCTTGAGTTCCATGTAGACACATTGCATATGAAACTTAATGTCACCACTTCCCTTAAAATTCTCCGGATATAAGGTTACAACCTAGCTCCTCGAACatgtagatttttatttataAGAATAATTGTGCATATAGCAACATAAAAAAAGACTTATAAGTTAGCGTCTTTCAAAGGCTGTGGAAACCTTAGCCCTGCTTTCATTAAACATATTCTGATTTGCTTGCTGGCCATCTCAATCGcgtttcacattaaaaaaaatctatatgcaTTACATAGATTTTCTTTTACGCGCATAAGAGTGGCAGTCTCTTAGTGGATAAGAGGGTGAATAATTGTGGTACACCAGAAAACAGTTCGTGCAGTTTGGCAGCTCTGTTTTTTATTATTAGATTTTTTGACATTTGAACTTGTCTATTGTCTGAGGAGCTCAGTGCAGATTGCAGTAGGTCAAGCTTAAGGCTGCTCTTTTTGGCATTTCACACAAACATGCACATGCTGTCTATTCTCCTTTACTGAATGCAAGAGCTACAATTTTCCTgatgggttgttgttgttgttgttttccttgGGAGATATAATCTAGTGATATTTTCATGATAGCCTGGttattttttctcattttggATCCATTCCTAATATATCTACATTTCTTGATGTTTGATTCTTCTAAGTACTCAGTTGCTTTTACAGCAGCATGATTTCAAGcctcaaaatgtttgaaaaaggGACTTCAGTAGCTCTGGGATTAAATGATTTATTTCCCCGAAGCTTCACCCAACTCTATCATGACTCCTACAGTCAAAGTTAACATCGTTCATCATTTCTTTGCATCCCCCCTCCTTAAATTCAACCCTCTgatcctactttttaaaaattcttgttgCTTGATGGGGCTGTGAAGGAGGAGATCCTGAGCTCCTAACATGGATTTGTATACTTCCCACTACAGTTTTGCAACCTCTGAAGCAAGGAACCTCTACCATAACAATAGTAGCAATGGTGAGTTTGGGGCCTTTTATACTGTTTGGTTGAAATGATCAAAGAAACACGCCCACAAATAGTGGCTTATTAAAGATCCACTTTTTACAATTAAAATGTAAAGAACAATTTTATACTGTTGAAGGGAGGGATGTGAAGCAAACTGAGTGAATCCCACATAGGAAAGTCATTTTATACTCTCAAAAGACAGGAATTAATTCTAAGTAACTTTTCCCTGGCGTGATTTACGCTTTTTGACTCAGGCTTTCTCCTAATCTGCCTCGGTGCATTGATTGAAGCGGAGCTGCAGCCGATCTCTTCCCATAGctgcttttaatttaaatttctttCTAAAAAAATGCAGCATTCTCTCCTCTCTCAGCAGCCCCACTCCCTTTAACAAGCGTCTGATAACGCGTTTAAAGCTTGTTATTCGAACGCTCAGATCAGCATGCAGAAATGTAATTGCATCGTTTTTCaccaggaaagaaaagaagaggggggaaaaaacacaccTAAAGAAACTGTAAATGCTGAGTCACTGTAATGCGGTCATTGGGTAAACAGGAGAGAGATGCTGGCATCTTATTGAAAACCCTGGTGCAAATCGCATCCCCTATCTGCAGGCTTGAGAGCCCTCCTCCCTAGCCTGGATTTATTAATCCAGACTTTGAATAAAGTGGCAAAACCGCAGGCAGAGCCCTCCTTTGTCACTGGATCTCCTCCTCAGGCACCATGAGACCTGCTTTGTTATGGTGGAATAAGATAAACACTGCACTACCATTTCAGCTGCCCATAATGTGCTTCATGATGTGGGGGGACTACAGGCCAGTTCACCTACTGTTATAAAGGAAGGGAAAGCACGTTTAGTTCTGATCTTGGTTTGCTTATTTCATTAGGCCTTTTAAAAGTATATTGCTCTGCACTGGGGGAGAAAAGCACTttccaaaacaaaagaaaaaaaatctagatatttaaaaaataacaaaggtggaatgttttctttttatttaacaaGATCTTTTGTTCAAGGCTGTTTTCTGGGGCCCCACTACCTCCCTTTTGAACTGCTTAGAGCACTTTGTTGTGGTTTGCTTACCATTGCCCTGGTTTGAGAGGTATATATGGCTTCAGGTATGTGTGACTGAACCTCATGAAATGACAGAGCTTCATAGGCCTCTGGCTGCTGGTGGATTGAATGAGGAGAGTTGAAAACAGTTTGCAGTAAGCCCTGCAGTGGGAAACAAAGAGGCAGAAACGCTGAGAGACCAAGGAGAGGCAGAACTACAGAGAGGCACTGGGCTTCCCAGAGATGCTTTTG
The Eretmochelys imbricata isolate rEreImb1 chromosome 1, rEreImb1.hap1, whole genome shotgun sequence DNA segment above includes these coding regions:
- the POU3F3 gene encoding POU domain, class 3, transcription factor 3 produces the protein MATAASNPYLPSNSILSAGSIVHSDSGGGGMQPGSVAVTSVSGGYRGDPSVKMVQSDFMQGAMAASNGGHMLSHAHQWVTALPHAAAAAAAAAAAAVEAGSPWSTSPVGMSGSPQQQQQQPDVKGNSGRDDLHGGTALHHRPPHLGPPHQGHPGAWGATTAAHLPSMAGGQQQQSLIYSQPGGFTVNGMLSPPPGSQSLVHPGLVRGDTPELGDHPSHHHHHHHQHQHHQQHHGGVNSHDPHSDEDTPTSDDLEQFAKQFKQRRIKLGFTQADVGLALGTLYGNVFSQTTICRFEALQLSFKNMCKLKPLLNKWLEEADSSTGSPTSIDKIAAQGRKRKKRTSIEVSVKGALESHFLKCPKPSAQEITNLADSLQLEKEVVRVWFCNRRQKEKRMTPPGIQQQTPDDVYSQVGNVNSDTPPPHHGLQTSVQ